The genomic segment GCGCTACGCCCGGCTCGACCCGTACTCCGGGGCGCAGCTGGCGCTGGCCGAGGCGTACCGGAACGTCGCGGTGACCGGTGCGGAACCGATCGCGGTGACCGACTGCCTCAACTTCGGCAGCCCGGAGGACCCGGAGGTGATGTGGCAGTTCGCCGAGGCGGTCCGCGGCATCGCCGACGGCTGCCAGCAGCTCGGCATCCCGGTCACCGGCGGCAACGTCAGCTTCTACAACCAGACCGGGCGTACCCCGATCGACCCGACGCCGGTTCTCGGCGTGCTGGGGTTGCTGCCGGACGTCCGGCAGCGCATCCCGATGGGGCTCGCGCCGAGCCCGGACGGCCGCGGTGACCTGCTGATCCTGCTCGGCGAAACGAAGCCGGAGCTGTCCGGCTCGGAGTGGGCGGCGACCGTGCACGGTCACCTCGGCGGTACCCCGCCGACCGTCGACCTCGACCACGAGCGGCGGCTCGCCGAGCTGTTGCGTTCCGCCGGCTCGCACGGGCTGATCACCGCGGCGCACGACGTGTCCGACGGCGGCCTCGCGATGACGCTCGTCGAGGGTTGCCTGCGGCACGACACCGGCATCCAGGTGCGGCTCCCGGACGGCTTCACCGACGGCTCGAACCCGTTCGTGTTCCTGTTCTCCGAGTCGTCCGGCCGGGTGGTCGTGTCGGTACCGCGGGGCATGCAGGCCGCGTTCACCGCGCTCTGCGCCGAGCATCGGGTGCCGTGGACCGGCATCGGCATGATCGACCCGGAGAGCCGGGCGCTCGCGGTGGCGGACCAGTTCAGCGTGCCGCTGGAGGAGCTGCGGACCGCCTGGTCGGGGACGCTTCCGGCGCTGTTCGGTGCCGCGGCGGAGGCGGCCGTGCTGGCTGCTGACGACTGACGCTGGCGACTAGCGACTGGCGCTGATTCGCTGGCGACTGGCGTTGATTCGCTGGTGGCTGGAGGGTGAAGGCCACCTCTGTTCGCGGCTGGACCCCGCGTGGGGGGATGCGAGGAGAGGGCTTCGCCCCCTCCTCGCGCTCCTTCCCCGCCAAGGGGGAAAAGCCCCCTTGGCGATCCCCCACCCAGCCCCCGGAACGGCTGCCCCTCGCCGCCGAGCAACCGTCGAACAAGGGCGGGGTCCGGTCCGGCATTCCCACCACCGCCCCACCCGCCACGCCCCGACCTTCCGAAGCGAGCCAGGCGGGGTCAGGCCCCGGGCACCGGGCCCCGACCTTCCGAAGCGGGCCAGGCGGGGTCCGGATCTCGTCTCTGTTTGTCCGGCGGGGGATCGCTAAGGGGGCGACGGCCCCCTTAGCGGGGGAGGGGTGTGGGGAGGGGGCGAAGTCCCCCTCCCCACGCTCCCCCACGCGGGGTCAAAGCGCGAACAGAGGTGGCCTTCACCCCCGCACCCCGGAGCCCGGCGAACAGAGGTGGCCTTCACACCCGCACCCCCGGAGCCCGGCGCACGAAGGTGGCCGCACCACCGCACCACCCGCGGGACGGCGAGCGTTCACCCGGGAGCACCGCAGCCCCAGCTACGGATACTCCCGTGATCGACGGCACCGGAAATCCCCGCGCGACCCCCCATGACCGGCGGTAATTTCGCGGCATGACCGAGTCGGTGTTCACCCAGCCCGGTGCGGGCGTCCGGTTCGAGTGGGGGCTGGCGGGCGCGGCCGAGCTGAGCCGGGTGTGCGCGGTGCTGGTCGTCGTCGACGTGCTGTCGTTCACCACGTCGGTCACCGTCGCGGTCGAGCGCGGCTTCCGGGTGCACCCGTTCCCGTGGAACGACCAGGCCGAGCAGTACGCGCAGCGGATCGGTGCGGCGGTCGCGGTGGGCCGCTCGGCGACGACACCGCAGCGCCCGTGGTCGCTGTCGCCGTCGGCGTTGCGTACCGCGCCGGTGGTGCCCGATCTGGTGCTGCCGTCGCCGAACGGCGCGACCATCTGTGCGGCGGCGCAGTCCAGCGGCATCCCGGTGCTCGCCGGGTGCCTGCGCAACGCGGGTGCGGTCGCCGACCTGCTGCGTTCCGACGGGTACGGGACGCCGGACGCCCCGATCGGGGTGATCGCCGCCGGGGAGCGCTGGCCGGACGGCACGCTCCGCCCGAGCGTGGAGGACCTGCTCGGCGCCGCCGCGGTACTGGACGGGCTGACCGGCGGTGAGCTGTCCGTCGAGGCCGCCGCGGCGGTCGCCGTGCTGTACGGGATGCCGGACGTGCCGGCCGCCGTCCGGGGCTGTGCCTCCGGCCGGGAACTGGCCGACTACGGTTTCGGCGCCGACGTCGAGCTGGCGGTCGAGCGTGACGTCAGCGCCGAGGTGCCGGTGCTGCGGTCCGGCGTCTTCACCGGCGGCCGGGTCCCCCGCGCCCGCTGAGGCCGCCGGTCGCCGGTGGTCAGGCGGCTGGGTCGCGGCGGAACAGGACGAGCAGCGCGACCCCGACGGCGAGCACGATGGTGCCGAGCTGGACCAGCACGCCGGTACCGAGGTGCGCGGTGCCGGCCGGATCGAACAGCGTGGTCCACAGCTGCCAGTAGTGCACCGGAAGCACCTGCTGGACGGCGCGCAGCAGGTGGGTGCCGTTCAGGACGCTGGCCGCGATCACGAAGGCGACGGACGCGCCGAGCGCCTCGGCGCCGCGGGGCAGCAGGATGCCCAGCGCGAACGCGATCGCGGCGATGCTCAGCATGCAGAGCAGGTTGTAGCCGCAGGCGATCGACACCCGTACCGCGGTTTCGCCGGCGGTGAGGTTCGCCGCGCCGACCACGTGGAACGGGTGCCAGCCGAACAGGACGAGGCCGGTCAGCAGGCCCGCCAGCGGTACGCACAGCGTCGCGGCGGCGGTGGCGACGCCGAGCGCGGCGAGCTTGCCGGTGAGCAGCCGCCGCCGGCTGACCGGCGCGACGTAGAGGTAGCGCAGCGTCCCCCAGTCCCGGTCCGCGGCGCCGATCGCGCTGCCCAGCAGCGCGACCACGACGGGCAGCAGCAACGGTTCCAGGAACGCCAGGCTGGCGACGGCGTGGTTGAGCGCGGAGTAGCTGGCCGCGCCGAACAGGCCGGTCGACCCGCCGTTGCGGTGCCCGGCGTTGCCGGCGGTCGCCACCCCGGCCGCGACCGGTACCGCGGCGAGGCAGGCCAGCGCGATCAGGGTACGGATGCGCCACAGCTGGGTGGTCAGTTCAACGCGCAGCACGCTCGTCCTCTTCTCCGGTCATGGTCAGGAACGCCTCTTCCAGCGATCCGGCGGTGCCGACCAGGTCGGCCATCGGCCCGGCCGCCACCAGCCGGCCGCGGTTCAGTACCACCAGGTGGGTGGCGAGCTGCTGCACCTCGGCGAGCTGGTGGCTGGAGACGAGGACGGCGGCGCCCTGCCGGGCGAGCGCGGCGAGGTGTTCGCGCAGCGCGCGGACCTCGGCCGGGTCGAGTCCGTTGGCCGGCTCGTCGAGGATCAGCACGTCCGGCTGCCGCATCAGGGCCTGCGCGAGCATCAGCCGTTGCCGCATCCCCATCGAGTAGCCGCGTACCTTCCGGTCCAGCGCGGCGCCGAGCCCGGCCAGCTCCAGTGCGGCGTCGAGGCCGGGCGGTGGCCAGGTCCGGCCCGCCGCCGACCACAGCAGCCGCAGGTTGGCGGTTCCGGACAGGTGCGGAACGAACGCGGGCCCGTCGATCAGTACGCCGACCCGGCGCAGCACCGGGGCGCCGAGCCGTACCGGTTCGCCCAGGATCCGGGCCCGACCGCTGTCCGGTGTGGACAGACCGAGCAGCATCCGCATGGTGGAGGTCTTGCCGGCGCCGTTCGGTCCGAGCAGCGCGCAGACCTGCCCGGCCTCGACGGCGAGGTCGAGGTCGCGGACGGCCGGGTGCCGCCCGTACCGCTTGGTGAGGTGTTCGGCGCTGATCATGGCTGTCATCCGGTTGCCCTTTCGCTGGAGTCTTGGGTACGGACGAGCAGCACGGCCGTGGTGAGCACGGCGACGCCGAGCCCGACCCCGAGCGTGAGCCCGACCAGGGTCGGTACCGAGGCGACCGGGCCGGCGCCGAGCGCGGCCCGGGCGACGTCGCGGAACGCCACCGCGAGGATGGTCGCGAGGCCGCCGGTGACCAGCGCCGCCTCGGCCGCCCGCCGGACCCGGCCGCGCGCCGGTCGCACCACGAACCCCGCGATCGCGTTGCTGACCAGGCAGAAGGCGATCAGGCTGGTCGCCTCGACGACGAAGTACCAGGCGACGAGGAGCGGGTCGGTGAGCTGCTCGCCGATCGCCTGGGCGCCGGCGACGCCGGCCGCGGCCAGCGCGCTCGCCGCGACGAACCCGGTGAGCGCGTGCCGGCGGACGGCGGCGACGGCGGCCGGGCCGATCCAGCGGCGCGGCAGGGGTGTCCACCGGCACAGCAGGGCGGCGTCACCGAGCCAGTCGTGCCGCCACCGGCGGGCCGACCCGCGCGGCCAGCGGCACCGCGCGAGCAGCACCCCGGCCGCGGCCGTCAGCAGCGAGGTCACCACCAGCCCGGCGATCAGCAGGGACGTCCAGCCGGTCCGGGCGGCGGCGTGCGCGCCGGCGAGCACGGCGGCCCATTCGAACGCCAGCGCGGCGCCGGCCAGCGCGGTCATGGTGCCGGCGGCGCGCACCGTCTGCTGGCCGCGGTCGGACCTGCCGGGTGCGCGCCACCCGAACAGCCGCAGCACGATCAGCAGTCCGAGCGCCGGGACGGCGAGTTCGGCCAGCCCGAGCACCGCGTGGTACGGGTCGTCCCGCCACGGGCTCGCCGCCCACACGGTCCTGTCCTGGGTGGCCAGCACGGTCGGTGCCTCGAACGCGCCGGCCGCGAGCAGGCTGGCGCAGATCGCGGCCACGGCGGCGCGGTCCCTCCGGTACGCGGGTTCCATGGCAGCCATAGTACGCGCCTCGTAGTACGAAGCAAGTAGCAACGAGGCGAGTAGCAACGAGGGTCGTACTATGCTGGGTGACGGACGAGAGGCCCGACAGCTCCCTCCGCCCGGGCCTCCGAGGAGGGTCATGCACAGCAACGACGCCCAGCTGCTCGTACTCACGGTGCTGGCCGACCGGCCGCTGCACGGGTACGCGATCAACGCCGCGATCGAGCAGCTCACCGGCAGCCGGCTCGGCCCCGGCAGCCTCTACGGCGCGCTGTCCCGGCTGGAGACGCGCGAGCTGATCCAGCCGCTCGACGACGCCGGCGACGGCACCGAACGGCACCGCACCATGCAGATCACCGGCGCCGGCCGCGACCTGCTGCGCACCGAACTCCAGCGGATGGCCCGCGTCTCCGCCGCCGGCCTGCGGGCGCTCGGAGCGACGCCGACATGAGCGCCGCGACGCTGCTCACCCGGCTGTACCCGCCGGCCGTCCAGGAACGCTGGGGCGCCGACATCAGCCACGAGGTGTCCACAGCGGGCATCCGGTCCTGGCCGGACACCCTCGTCGGCGCGGTCCGGCTCTGGCTGCACCCGAGCGACTGGGGAGAGACCCGCGCCGGCCAGACCCGACGGGTACTGACCGTCACGTTGTTTGCGGTCGTCGCCGCCACGGTGCTCACCCTGCGTACTGCCGCCCCGTCGACCGCGTGGACCGCCGACCCGTCCCGCCCGGCCACCAGCCTGTGGCTCGTCCCGCTGCTGATCGGCATCGCCCTCGGCTCGCCGCTGCCCCGGTTCCGGCCCGCCTCGCTGCGGTACCTCGCCGCCGTCGCGGTACGCACCCTGGCCGCGCCCGCCGTCGCGGTCGCCGCGCTGCTGGCGCTCGCCTGGAGCGGCGTGGCCGGGCACGTCACCGGTCCCGCCGCTGGGGTGCTGGTCGGCTACTACTGGGGCACGCTCGCGTTCGTCGCCCTCCGCTGCTGCACCCTGGTGGCCCGCATCTCCGGTGCCACCGCGCTGCCCAGCACCCGCCGGTTGTCCGTGGCCCTGCTGTTCTTCGGCCTCGGGCTGACCCTGGCCGCCGGGCAGAGCCTGCTCGTCGAGGCTCGCAGCGGCGTGCACCCGAGCACGATCGCGGTGGCCGTGGTGCTCGCCGTGCTGGCCGCCGGCACCCTGACCGCCGGCCACGACCTGCGCCGGCACCGCGCGTCCCGCTGAGCCCCGATGCCCGGCGGGTCGGTGGACCCACCGGGACCGCGCCACGATCGGCCGGCCGCCGGGGAGCGGCGAGCCGGGCTCAGTCGAGCCAGTCGACGCCGTCGTTGCGGTCCAGCCGAGTCTCGTCGCCGGACGGCGGCGCCGGCCGCTGCGGCTGCTGCCGGGGCTGTTGCTGCTGCTGGCCGGGCTGCCAGACGCCGGTCGGCTCGTTCAGCTCCGGCCGCTGCTGGCCGTACTGCTGCCCCGGCTGGCCGTACTGCTGTCGACCCGCCCCGTACGGCTGGCCCGGGCCGCTCGGCTGCCCGTACTGCTGCTGTCCCGGCCCGTACGGCTGGGCTGCCGGCTGGCCGTACTGCCCGGCCGGCGGGCCGTAGCCGCTGCCCTGGCCGTAGCCGCCGGCCGGCGCGCCGCCGGACTGCGGGTACCCGCCGCCGCTCGCCGGACCCGCGCCGCTGGTCGGCTGCCCGCCCGGGTAGCCGCTGGTGGGAGCCGCGCCGGAACCCGGGTACCCGCTGGTCGGCGCGCCGGAGGCCGGGGCCGCACCGGAGGTGGGCGCCGCGCCGGAGCCGCGGCCGTACATGGTGCCCTCGTAGTTTCCGCCGACGCCGCGGTCGGACTGCTGCCACGGCTGGGTCGGTCCCTGCGGGGTGCTGCCGTACGTGCTGGTCGCGTCGCCGGCCGGCGGACCGGCGGGCGGCTGCGCCCCGTACACCTGGGTCTCCCCGCCGTACACCTGGGTCGCGCCGCCGGGGGCGTCCGCGCCGTACGCCTGGGTCTGCCCGGGCCCCGCGCCGTAGCCCGGGGTGGGCCCGGCCTCGGCGCCGTAGACCTGGGTCTGGCCGGCGTTGCCGTACGGCGGGTAGCCGTCGTCGCGGACCAGCGGCCCGTTGTGCACCATCGTCGGCGCGTCGTCGCCGCCCGGCACCCGGTTGATCACCGAGGTCTCACCGGCGCCGCGCTGCGGGTACCCGGTGGGTTCCGGGCCGTCGTCGAACGGCAGGATCCCGTCACCGCCAGGCCCGCCCGGCCCGTCGTCGTCGTCCTTCCTGCGCATCAGCAGGACGATCGCGACGATGCCGCCGACCACCAGCAACGCGCCGAGGATGATCAGCACCCAGACGATCGTGCCGAGCCCGCCGCCGTCGTCCTTCGGCGCCTCGCTCGGCGTCGGCGAGGCCGCCTTGGCGTGCGTCTTCGTCGGCTTCGGCTTGGCGATCTTGTCCAGCTTGAACGGCGGGAACGCGAGCGGCTGACCGTTGGTGCCGTTCTGGCTCTGCTTGCCCTGCTTGTACCCGTCGACCTCGACGGTCGCGGTGATCTGTCCCTCGGCGAGCGTCTGGTCGTTGCTCGGCGTCCAGCTGAACTCGCCGTTGCCGTTGGTGGTGGCCTGCCGGCTGGTACCGGCGCTGTCGGTCAGCGTGACCTTGGCGTTCGGGATCGCGGAGCCGTCCTTGGCGGACACCACCGAGCCGGAGATCTGCCCGACCGACTGCGGCGCGTCGTTGGACAGGGTCATGTTGAACGAGGCCGAGCCGGGCTGCGCGCCGTCCGCGGTGACCTGCACCTGGCCGGTACCGCTGCGGCTGTCGCCGGCCGCGATCTGGCTCTGCTGCGGGGCGGCGACCGTGACGTAGATCGCCTTCGCCTTGCCGGGGTCCATGTGGCCGACCGGGCAGTTCAGCTGGTTCTGCCCGGTGGCGACGCAGTCGGTGCCCTGGGAACCCTTGATCGTCACGCCGGAGTCGCCGAGCGGCACGCTCACCAGCGCCGAGACGTTCTCCGCGGGCTCCGAGGCCTGTATGTTGATGCTGATCGTCCGGTTGTCGCCGCCGACCTTCAGGTCGACGGTGTCCGGGCTGGCGCTGACGGACAGGGTGGGTGCGGCCGCGGCCGGGCTGGCCGCGACTCCGGCCAGCAGCAGGCCGACGGTGACGCCGACCGCCGTGGCCAGTCCTGCCCGGTGTCGACGCCCGCGGGTGCGCGCTGGCGTTGCCATCTCCACCGCCTCCGGTGCACTGTGAGCTGCGTCCGTCCCAACGCCGGAACTATGCCTTGTCTCCCTGTGCGTTGGCGACCCGACCTGTCAACCGAGTTGCGGATGTCTCTCGGCGGTCGCGTCGTACCGTGACGGTATCGTCCCGGCCGTGACCGCCCGTACTCGTTCCCGCGGACCGGACCCGGCCGCCGTCGCGGCCGCCGTCGCCGAGCTGGATGCCGGCGCCATCCCGCCCGCGTCGGTGCTGCGTGACGCGACCCGAGTGTTGCTGAACGCGCTGGCCGAGCGGGCGCCGGGGCATGCGGTCGAGGTCCGCGTCCCGCCGTACGGCGCGGTCCAGTGCATCGGTGGCCCGCGGCACACCCGTGGCACCCCGCCGAACGTGATCGAGACCGACCCGCTGACCTGGGTGCGGTTGGCCACCGGACGGGTCGTCTGGGCCGACGCGGTGGCCTCCGGCGCGGTCCGGGCCAGCGGCGTGCGGGCCGACCTCAGCCACGAGCTGCCGCTCGCACGGTGACACGAGCTGCCGCTCGCACGGTGAGAGGCGCGGCGGTCCGGATCGGGGCGTTCCGGACCTTCGCCGCACCGGGTCGGGCAGCGGCGGACGCCACGCGTACCACCGCCTGACAGGCGATGATGACCAGAAGTGATCAAACGACGCCTCTATGTCATCGCCGTCGGCTCGCGTACACTTGCCGGCGACGGCTTTCCCCGGCTAGCGAGGAGCGGCAGTGCCCCGAGGCGACGGGCTGCTGACCCACGATCTCGACCCGGACGGCCCCGGCCCGCAGGACGCATGTGGCGTCTTCGGTGTCTGGGCACCGGGCGAAGAGGTCGCCAAACTCACCTATTTCGGTCTCTACGCACTGCAGCACCGCGGCCAGGAAGCGGCCGGCATCGCGGTCAGCGACGGCTCCGGCGTCGTGGTGTACAAGGACCTCGGCCTGGTCTCCCAGGTGTTCGACGAGGCATCCCTGGCCAGCCTGTACGGGCACATCGCGGTCGGCCACTGCCGTTACTCCACCACCGGTGGCCCCGGCTGGGAGAACGCGCAGCCCACCCTGCGGTCCACCTCGGCGGGCACCACGATCGCGCTGGCCCACAACGGCAACCTGGTCAACGCGGTCGACCTCGCGCACCGGGCCGCCAAGCTCGGCCTGGACGCCGGCGCCACCAACGACACCGCGCTGGTCACCACGCTGCTCGCCAGCCGGCCCGACCTGTCCGTCGAGGCCGCCGCGCTGGAGCTGCTGCCGACCCTGCGCGGCGCGTTCAGCTTCGTGTTCTGCGACGAGGACACGCTCTACGCGGCCCGCGACCCGCAGGGCATCCACCCGCTGGTGCTCGGCCGGCTGGAACGCGGCTGGGTGGTCGCGTCCGAGACCGCCGCGCTGGACATCGTCGGCGCCTCGGTGGTCCGCGAGGTCGAGCCGGGCGAGCTGCTCGCGATCGACGAGCACGGGCTGCGCAGCGAGCGGTTCGCCAACCCGGAGCCCAAGGGCTGCCTGTTCGAGTACGTCTACCTGGCCCGGCCGGACACCACCATCGCCGGCCGCAACGTGTACGCGGCGCGGGTCGAGATCGGCCGCCGGCTGGCCCAGGAGTACCCGGTCGAGGCCGACCTGGTGATCCCCAGCCCGGAGTCGGGCACCCCGGCGGCGATCGGCTACGCCGACGAGTCCGGCACTCCGTACGGCATGGGGCTGGTCAAGAACGCCTACGTCGGCCGCACGTTCATCCAGCCGTCGCAGACGATCCGGCAACTCGGCATCCGGCTCAAGCTCAACCCGCTGCGCGAGCAGATCCGCGGCAAGCGGGTCGTGGTGGTGGACGACTCGATCGTGCGCGGCAACACCCAGCGCGCCATCGTCCGGATGCTGCGCGAGGCCGGTGCGCTGGAGGTGCACGTCCGGATCGCGTCGCCGCCGGTCAAGTGGCCGTGCTTCTACGGCATCGACTTCGCCACCCGGGCCGAGCTGCTCGCGAACGGGCTGGACACCGAGGGCATCCGCCGGTCCGTCGGCGCCGACACCCTCGGGTACGTGTCACTGGACAACCTGATCGCCGCGACCGAGCAGCCCCGCAACCGGCTCTGCCGGGCCTGCTTCGACGGGGTCTACCCGGTCGAGTTGCCGGCCGACACGCTGGTCGGCAAGCACGTCCTGGAAGGCATCGGCCGCCGCGCCGACAGTTCGACCGCCACGTCCGGCCCACCGGCCGCCGACGATGGTTCCGGCCGCCCGAACGAGGCGCGGCCACCGGCAGCGGACGCCGACCCGGTGTCCGCCGGCCCGGGTGGGGCGGACGCCCTCCGGCGTCCGTGAACGACGTGGGTCGCGAGGCGGCCCACCTGAGGGGAGATTCGGTGACCCAGGTGACCGAGCGAGCTGGTACGACCGACGGCGCCACCGGCGAGACCGGCCAGCGAGCGGGAACCGTTCCGTGGTCCGGTTCCGCCGGCCGCGGCCGCAAGCGCGGTTCCAGCTACGCGGAGGCCGGCGTCAACATCGAGGCCGGTGAGCAGGCCGTCGAGTTGATGAAGAGCAAGGTGCACAAGACCTTCCGGCCCGAGGTGGTCGGCGGCATCGGCGGCTTCGCCGGCCTGTTCGCGCTGGACACCACGAAGTACAGCAAGCCGCTGCTCGCCTCCTCCACCGACGGCGTCGGGACCAAGCTGCTGATCGCGCAGCAGATGGGCATCCACGACACGGTCGGCGTCGACCTGGTCGCGATGGTGGTCGACGACCTGGTCGTGTGCGGCGCCGAACCGCTGTTCCTGCAGGACTACGTCGCCTGCGGTGAGGTGGTCCCGGAGCGCATCGTCGAGATCGTCGCCGGCATCGCCGACGGCTGCCGGTACGCGGGGTGTTCGCTGGTCGGCGGCGAGGTCGCCGAGCACCCGGGGATGCTGCGCCCGGACGAGTACGACATCTCGGGCACCGGCATCGGGGTCGTCGACGCCGACAAGGTGCTCGGCGGCGACCGGGTGCAGCTCGGTGACACGCTGATCGCGCTCGGCTCGTCCGGCCTGCACTCGAACGGGTTCTCGCTGGTCCGGCACGTGCTCCTGGGCGCCGGCCGGATGAAGCTCGACACGGTCGTGGACGACCTCGGCGAGCAGCGCTCGCTGGGCGAGGAACTGCTCGTACCCACCCGGATCTACGCGCAGGACTGCCTGTCGCTGATCCAGGAGTGCGACGTGCACGCGTTCGCACACATCACCGGCGGCGGCATCCCCGGCAACCTGGTCCGGTCGCTGCCGGAGGACCTGGACGCGATCGTGGACCGGTCGTCCTGGCGACCGCAGCCGATCTTCGACCTGATCGCCACCAAGGGGCGGATCGACGCCGAGGAGATGGAGCGGACCTTCAACCAGGGGGTCGGCATGGTCGCGATCGTCGGGCCCGCCGACGTCGACCGGGCGATCTCGCTGCTGGCCGCGCACGACGTCAACGCCTGGGTGCTGGGTGAGGTCGTGGAGGGCGAGGGGCGCGTCCAGATGCTCGGCGAACACACCCGCGGCTGACGCCACCCCGTGCGGGCGCGGCCACCGTCGCTCGCGTGGGTTGCGTTCACTGCGACGCGCTCGCCCTGGTTGCGGTTACCCCTTGCACGGCGTGGGTCGTCTGGTCCCGGTTCGCTTCGCCCTTCACGGTTGTCGGCCGCCCGCCGTGGGGTGCGTGCGAGAGAAGAGCTCCGCTCCTCTCTCGCGCTCCCTCCACGCTCAAGGGGTCAGGATCTTGTCTCCGGTGCCCCGGCGGCAACCCAGCCCGACCCGAGCGCTTCGGGGTCACCTCAGCGCACAGAGGCGGTGAGCTCGTCGGCGATGGCGGCGCAGATGGGTAGGCCGGTGTGGTGTTCGATCCAGCCCCACTGCCCGTTGGGGTTGAGGTCGAGGAAGTACCACCGTCCGTCCGGGCGCACCACGAAGTCCATCGCCGCGAACCGCAACCCCAGCTCGGCGAGCATCCGCGCCACCGCGGCGCGCACCCCGTCGGGTACCTCGGTGACGGCGTAGTCGACCGAGTCGTAGTCGGATCGCCAGTCGGTGCGCGCGGCCTCGGATCGTGCGGTGAGCCGGGCGGCGAAGTACCGGTCGCCGACGACGGTGAGTCGCACCTCGTGGTCCTTGTCGATCCACTCCTGGAACTGGTGCGCCGTGTACCGGACCGAGTCGTCGATCTCGGCGGCGGTGACCGCGCTGGTGTAGATGAACCGGGTGCCGTCGGCCGCCCGCAGCGACCCGCGGAACGGTTTGTACACCGCGTGCGGCAGCCCGGCGACGAACTCCCGGGCGGCCGCCGGATCGGTGGTGATCAGCGTCCGCGGCGCCGCCAGGCCGGCCCGCGCCGCGGCGGCGAGCTGCACCGGCTTGTACTCGGCGTGCTCCATCCGGCCGGGATCGTTGAGCCAGCGCGGCACCGCGGCGAGCAGCCCGCCGAAGCCGCCGCGCGCCTCCGCGCTCGCCCACTCGTCGACCCCGGCGCCCGCGGTGTCGACCCCGGCCGCCTCGGGCTGGTCTGCGGTGGCCGGGTCGGTACGGACGGCGATCCGTCCCGGCCGCCGGTACCAGGCGCCGACGATGCGGCCCAGCTCGACCGACCGGTACGGCGTGCGCAGCGTGCCGGACCAGCCGGCCGCGGTGTCGAAGCGCGCGGACACCGCGATCCGGTCCGGGAAGTCGGCCGGGTCGCACCGGAACACCGGTACGCCCCGGCGGTCGAGTTCGGTGATCACCAGGTCGGCGGTGGCGTCCAGCCGGCCGGTGAGCACCAGCACCGTGTCCGGCGCGGTCACGCGAACGACTTGTCGAATATCTCGTCCTCCCGGGGGCTCTCACCACTGGTCTGCAGGGTCTGGGCGAGCCGGTGGTCGATCAGCGGCAGCCAGCGGTCGCCGTCGGCGGCGAGGGAGCGCTGGCGGTGTTCGTCGTAGCGGACGTGGTCGAGGTCGAGCGCGACGCCGGCGCGCGGCGTGCGGGCGAAGCGGAGTCCGAACGGCGTGCCGGTCGCGTCCGGAGTGGTCCGATCGTCGTCGATGACTGCCCTGCTGTCCATACCAGACCCCTTGCTCACTGTGTGCCACCGTCGCGGATGCGGTGGTGCCCTGCGGTCTTCCGGCGTGGTGACAGACGGTTCCGCGGCGCCGGACGAACAATCCGCCCGTCAGTGTCTCTCGCCGGCAAGCCGGGCGTAAACCGCCTCGGTCG from the Actinocatenispora thailandica genome contains:
- a CDS encoding carboxypeptidase-like regulatory domain-containing protein, translated to MATPARTRGRRHRAGLATAVGVTVGLLLAGVAASPAAAAPTLSVSASPDTVDLKVGGDNRTISINIQASEPAENVSALVSVPLGDSGVTIKGSQGTDCVATGQNQLNCPVGHMDPGKAKAIYVTVAAPQQSQIAAGDSRSGTGQVQVTADGAQPGSASFNMTLSNDAPQSVGQISGSVVSAKDGSAIPNAKVTLTDSAGTSRQATTNGNGEFSWTPSNDQTLAEGQITATVEVDGYKQGKQSQNGTNGQPLAFPPFKLDKIAKPKPTKTHAKAASPTPSEAPKDDGGGLGTIVWVLIILGALLVVGGIVAIVLLMRRKDDDDGPGGPGGDGILPFDDGPEPTGYPQRGAGETSVINRVPGGDDAPTMVHNGPLVRDDGYPPYGNAGQTQVYGAEAGPTPGYGAGPGQTQAYGADAPGGATQVYGGETQVYGAQPPAGPPAGDATSTYGSTPQGPTQPWQQSDRGVGGNYEGTMYGRGSGAAPTSGAAPASGAPTSGYPGSGAAPTSGYPGGQPTSGAGPASGGGYPQSGGAPAGGYGQGSGYGPPAGQYGQPAAQPYGPGQQQYGQPSGPGQPYGAGRQQYGQPGQQYGQQRPELNEPTGVWQPGQQQQQPRQQPQRPAPPSGDETRLDRNDGVDWLD
- a CDS encoding ABC transporter permease, with the protein product MLRVELTTQLWRIRTLIALACLAAVPVAAGVATAGNAGHRNGGSTGLFGAASYSALNHAVASLAFLEPLLLPVVVALLGSAIGAADRDWGTLRYLYVAPVSRRRLLTGKLAALGVATAAATLCVPLAGLLTGLVLFGWHPFHVVGAANLTAGETAVRVSIACGYNLLCMLSIAAIAFALGILLPRGAEALGASVAFVIAASVLNGTHLLRAVQQVLPVHYWQLWTTLFDPAGTAHLGTGVLVQLGTIVLAVGVALLVLFRRDPAA
- the purF gene encoding amidophosphoribosyltransferase; translation: MPRGDGLLTHDLDPDGPGPQDACGVFGVWAPGEEVAKLTYFGLYALQHRGQEAAGIAVSDGSGVVVYKDLGLVSQVFDEASLASLYGHIAVGHCRYSTTGGPGWENAQPTLRSTSAGTTIALAHNGNLVNAVDLAHRAAKLGLDAGATNDTALVTTLLASRPDLSVEAAALELLPTLRGAFSFVFCDEDTLYAARDPQGIHPLVLGRLERGWVVASETAALDIVGASVVREVEPGELLAIDEHGLRSERFANPEPKGCLFEYVYLARPDTTIAGRNVYAARVEIGRRLAQEYPVEADLVIPSPESGTPAAIGYADESGTPYGMGLVKNAYVGRTFIQPSQTIRQLGIRLKLNPLREQIRGKRVVVVDDSIVRGNTQRAIVRMLREAGALEVHVRIASPPVKWPCFYGIDFATRAELLANGLDTEGIRRSVGADTLGYVSLDNLIAATEQPRNRLCRACFDGVYPVELPADTLVGKHVLEGIGRRADSSTATSGPPAADDGSGRPNEARPPAADADPVSAGPGGADALRRP
- a CDS encoding ABC transporter ATP-binding protein, whose protein sequence is MTAMISAEHLTKRYGRHPAVRDLDLAVEAGQVCALLGPNGAGKTSTMRMLLGLSTPDSGRARILGEPVRLGAPVLRRVGVLIDGPAFVPHLSGTANLRLLWSAAGRTWPPPGLDAALELAGLGAALDRKVRGYSMGMRQRLMLAQALMRQPDVLILDEPANGLDPAEVRALREHLAALARQGAAVLVSSHQLAEVQQLATHLVVLNRGRLVAAGPMADLVGTAGSLEEAFLTMTGEEDERAAR
- a CDS encoding sterol carrier family protein, with the translated sequence MTARTRSRGPDPAAVAAAVAELDAGAIPPASVLRDATRVLLNALAERAPGHAVEVRVPPYGAVQCIGGPRHTRGTPPNVIETDPLTWVRLATGRVVWADAVASGAVRASGVRADLSHELPLAR
- a CDS encoding 2-phosphosulfolactate phosphatase, with amino-acid sequence MTESVFTQPGAGVRFEWGLAGAAELSRVCAVLVVVDVLSFTTSVTVAVERGFRVHPFPWNDQAEQYAQRIGAAVAVGRSATTPQRPWSLSPSALRTAPVVPDLVLPSPNGATICAAAQSSGIPVLAGCLRNAGAVADLLRSDGYGTPDAPIGVIAAGERWPDGTLRPSVEDLLGAAAVLDGLTGGELSVEAAAAVAVLYGMPDVPAAVRGCASGRELADYGFGADVELAVERDVSAEVPVLRSGVFTGGRVPRAR
- a CDS encoding PadR family transcriptional regulator yields the protein MHSNDAQLLVLTVLADRPLHGYAINAAIEQLTGSRLGPGSLYGALSRLETRELIQPLDDAGDGTERHRTMQITGAGRDLLRTELQRMARVSAAGLRALGATPT